A genome region from Manihot esculenta cultivar AM560-2 chromosome 5, M.esculenta_v8, whole genome shotgun sequence includes the following:
- the LOC110615322 gene encoding lysophospholipid acyltransferase LPEAT1 isoform X10, whose product MENELKDVNPEPSKPRQPEPQPETANDNASNRDDRPLLKSDSKGMSTANIEDLEKKFAAFVRNDVYGTMGRGELPLAEKALLGFALVTLLPIRVMLAMIILFFYYSVCRICTLFSAPNRDVEEEQEDFAHMGGWSRAVIVRCGSFVSRVMLFLFGFYWIRESYRILEQPQNKSFTQNEGKDQSGVPERPGAIISNHVSYLDILYHMSSSFPSFVAKRSVGKLPLLGLISKCLGCVYVQRESKSSDFKGVAGAVTKRVGEAHQNESAPIMILFPGSNSALVLLRWFINGKEQYVEFHLSIVPSCIMCLGPRNKSRKYHYLL is encoded by the exons ATGGAGAATGAGCTTAAAGATGTAAATCCGGAGCCTTCCAAGCCCCGCCAACCAGAACCTCAACCGGAAACAGCCAATGACAATGCCTCCAACAGGGATGATCGTCCTCTCCTCAAATCCGATTCCAAAGGGATGTCGACGGCCAATATCGAAGATCTTGAGAAGAAATTCGCTGCATTCGTGCGTAATGACGTCTACGGGACCATGGGACGTGGAGAACTGCCGTTGGCCGAGAAGGCCTTGCTAGGCTTCGCGTTGGTGACTCTCTTGCCGATTCGAGTCATGCTCGCGATGATAATATTGTTCTTTTATTACTCAGTTTGTAGGATTTGCACGCTTTTCTCGGCCCCGAACCGGGACGTGGAGGAGGAGCAGGAGGATTTCGCGCACATGGGAGGGTGGAGCAGGGCCGTGATTGTGAGGTGCGGGAGCTTTGTTTCCAGAGTTATGCTTTTCTTGTTTGGGTTTTATTGGATTAGGGAAAGCTATAGGATTCTAGAGCAACCTCAGAACAAGTCTTTTACTCAG AATGAGGGCAAAGATCAATCTGGAGTACCTGAAAGACCTGGGGCAATAATTTCTAATCATGTTTCGTATTTGGATATTTTGTACCACATGTCTTCTTCTTTTCCAAGTTTTGTTGCCAAG AGATCAGTGGGCAAATTGCCTCTTCTTGGTCTCATCAG CAAGTGCCTCGGTTGTGTCTATGTTCAAAGAGAGTCAAAATCATCTGACTTCAAAGGCGTTGCAG GTGCTGTGACTAAAAGAGTTGGAGAAGCTCATCAGAATGAGTCTGCTCCTATAATGATACTTTTCCCTG GTAGCAATTCAGCACTTGTTTTGCTGCGATGGTTCATCAATGGGAAAGAGCAATACGTGGAGTTTCATCTCTCAATAGTTCCAAGCTGTATCATGTGTTTGGGTCCTCGCAATAAAAGTAGGAAATACCACTACTTGCTTTGA